Within the Erpetoichthys calabaricus chromosome 1, fErpCal1.3, whole genome shotgun sequence genome, the region AACTCTAAGGCTGGCATCACACTACAGGAGTTGGAGAGCAGGTCACCAGACATTCAATAATGCAACAGAACAAGTAATTGGCAGAGGACAATTAACAGCTCAAAGGGATCttcataaagtacagtatatggacaataAGCGCAATATACATATTAAGCTGAACAATAACCAGCAGCTATGGAAGATAGCAACTCCAACCTCTGTCAAACCTAAAGAGAAGCCACTCCCAGTACTTTTACTACTGAACATGAActtgaaattaaagtaaaacaaaataccaCAAAGTCATCTGTAGTTTGTTACAGATGTCCACCTGTCAGTGTGTTCAGCAGTCCTCTTATTCAAAACCTTATTCAGTGCTCCCTCACCCTCTCCTGAATCCTCCATTATTCATGTGTGGATCCATCAGTTTTGCCTGTGTCCCTAAGAGACTGCGTTTTGTTTTAATAGTGTTAATAGGGTGGTTTCCAAAGTTGTGTCTAATGCTTCTCATATTGTGACCAAGTTTCCTCTTGTTTTTATGTACTTAAATAATACTGCTTTAAGAATCATACATAAGGCTGCAGACAAACAAACGTATCCCAGCAGTACTAAGTCCAAATCAGGTCTCCATTCCACTGCAGGGCATACTACTTACTGTGCAGTATATGCCCATATGCTAACAACCAATACTCGCCTACAGAGCACTACTTTAACAGAAGCCACAATGAAGCTCTAAATTCAAAACTGGAAACTCTTTATTTAAACAATCATTCACAGTAACACTGTATGGATCACATGGTCAAAAtccttttaatttaataaatgcaaATTGGGGAACATGTACAAACATCACACAggtgcctgttttttttcttgtttcactgTATCTGGAGTAATGCAGTGCaagtggactgtaacacccggggaaataagactattgatttactgtatgcaaacgttaaagacgcatacagtgccacccccgctgcctgcgcttgggaaagcagatcataacctggttctgcttcagcctcactataaaccaaaagtgagagtcctacctgtaaccacacgatcattcaggaagtggaccccgaaggctgagaatactcagagaatgttttggaactacagactgggatattctgcagggatctcatagtgagaacattgaggaagttgttgactgcactactgactacatcaacttctgtatggacattgtagttccagtaagaacagtacgctgctatgctaacaacaagccatggattacaagtggcatcaagggccttttgaaccagaagaaaagggcttttaaagacggtgatcagcatgagctcaagcgcgtgcagaaggaactccgagtccagctcagggtggcgaaggagcagtacaggagaaagctggagcagaagttgcagaataacagcatgaaggaagtttgGGATGgcatgaagatcatcactggctgcagctcgaagcggggtaccaccatcgagagagacgtgaagagagcaaaccaaatgaacaacttctttaacaggtttgaccaccctaacccactctcacctcgaagtactgcactctccacacatccttctgctgatactagcataggaaagacatccccacccataattacaacagcgcaagtgagcagagagctgaggagactttgtgccagcaaagcagcgggtccagatggagtatcgccacgactgctgaaggtctgtgcatcggagctggggggtcctctacagcgcatcttcaacctgagcctggaacaggggagagtcccgaggctttggaaaacatcttgtatcaccccagtcctaaaggtatcacgtcctagtgagctgaataactttcggcctgttgctctgacatcacatgtgatgaagaccatggagaggctactgcttcaccaccttaggccacaggttcaacacgcccttgaccctctgcagtttgcatatcaggagaaggtgggagcggaggatgccatcatctatatgctacaccgatccctctcccacttggacagaggcagtggtgctgtaagaattatctttctagacttctctagcgccttcaacacaatccaacctctgctccttagggacaagctgacagagatgggattagattcatacctagtggtaTGGATCgtgactatcttaaagacagacctcagtatgtgcgtcttgggaactgcacgtctgacattgtggtcagcaacacaggagcgccacaagggactgtactttctccggacctgttcagcctatatacatcggacttccaatacaactcggagtcctgccacgtgcaaaagttcgctgacgtcactgctattgtgggctgcatcaggaatgggctggaggaggagtatagggacctaatcaatgactttgttaaatggtgcgactcaaaccacctacacctgaacaccagcaaaaccaaggagctggtggtggattttaggaggcccagacccctcatagacccagtgatcatcaaaggtgactgtgtgcagatggtgcagacctataaatatctgggagtgcagctggatgataaattagactggactgccaatactgatgcgctgtgcaagaaaggacagagccggttatactaccttagaaggctggcatccttcaacatctgcaataagatgctgcagatgttctatcagacagttgtggtgagtgccctcttctccgcagtggtgtgctggggaggcagcattaagaggaaagacgcctcacgtctggacaaactggtgaggaaggcaagctctattgttggcatggagctggacagtttaacatctgtggcagagcgaagggtgctcagcaggctcctatcaattatggagaatccactgcatccactaaacagtatcatctccagacagaagagcagcttcagcgacagactgctgtcaatgtcctgctccactgacagattgaggagcgttcctcccccaaactatgcgactctttaattccacccgggggggtaaacgttaacatttaacattatacatagttattgtctgtttttcacctgcattattatcattctttaatttaatattatttattgtatcagtatgctgctgctgaagaatgtgaatttccaattgggattaataaagtatctatctatcgatctatctatctatgtttagactttattttcacttaaaaaaacattaataacatACTAATTTTCAATTAGTTTCTAGATTTTAATACTAATacttaaaagaagaaattggaaCATAGTGAcgcttatgtatttttatttttcttaaaaaatttcATGAATGAAAAGATAATTTGCACTGTGCTGCTTAGCATCTGACACAAGTGTCTGAGTATTCTAGGCCCTCCATTGGAGAGAGTCCTGTAATACAggtaaaatgaagtaaaaagtgTAGCTCACTGATAACAAGGACAATTTTGTAGAATtacttttaattataaatattttaacaaagacAATTTGTGTGCTGATCAACTAATGTTAGACACTACTGGCCAATAATTGCACACACCTGTTCTCCATACccttcttttataataattaggGTCACTAATTTTTACCTATCACTGTAAAAGCAGAATCTCTTTGATTATATTATGCAATCTCTGCTGATAAGCATATGGAAAGTAATGAAGCCTGTTTAATGATAATGCTTTCAAAGGACCATAAGGTAGGACTTTTGGGTAATGCTGTAAATGACAATTTGACAAGCTACATAGACATGTATGACTTACTGTATTAACCATCAGataattttatcatttataattttttctaattttgagcAGTGTATGGGAAGGTAAAATATACCATATTCAACTGGTTAAATTCTGGCTAtttccatacatacatacaattaactagattaaatatttttaaagtttggttTGTGCTATGCATTTTGTAGGATCAGTTTTATGCATATCATTACAATATGTATCCATTATCCATTTTTAAATGATTGGATTATTaaacatgtaaaatgaaaaaagtcaaataaaagatTCTTCCTATGAATATacacttattatttattataaatattataaatgattGGAAATGCTAAAGATCAAAACAGACAAATCAAAAACCGATCCTAATCTCACCGGACTCCGACTCTTTTCTGTAATGACACTGGCCAGAAGCTGTGACTGTGGTCCTGCTGACTTTACATCCTGACGATTCTGTTCTCGGATCTATAAGTAAAGAGAAGGAGGAAATCTGACCTTCAGGATAGAGTTAAGTTTGAATCTGTGCACAATAAGTAAGCAGAATAGgaaagcaggaagagagagagtttGAATAAAACAGTTCAAACAGAATTGGCTAACAATGACTGTAAAGCAGACAATTAGGTAGATGTCTCATTGTACCTTGTTTCTAGTCTCCAACACCTCTCGAGGATCTGTGAAGAGGGGTACAAACTGGTTTGGATTTTCAATCTTAATGGCAGATCCACTAGTCATCTTAATCTCTTCTGCTTTCAGCCACTATACCgagaaataaagaaacattataGTTAAAAATAATCAATAGCTTCAGTTACCAggtatttacattacatttacttatttggctgatgcctttctCCAAGGGTGattataacatttatgatataattggttacatttctttttggttttcaaatTGAAGCAcgtgcttatggtcacacagtgtcagtagaagGATTCGAACACATAACCTCAGGATTTGAGATCCAAAGCCTCAACCATTACGCCACACAGGCTGTCTATGAGGCAACTCCATGAAAATTAAATACTAAAGACCTGGAACAAGTTTTAACCTTATTACTTTAACTAGTGTACTAGATGGTTTCAGGTAAGATAAAAACGGGAAAAAATTGGGGAATATTTCAGCCTattcacaaaatggcattgtTAACTTCTGTTTTTTAGAACAGCTAAAATCAACTATCTGGCAAGTATATGCTTGTGTATTCTACATGCAAGTCAACAatctaacatttctgttttgtcagtCAATATTTATAATATCTTGTGTCTTTCACGGAACACATCATTGCAATGCGCTATGCAAATTGCAAAAATACATTCTAGTGCAACAAAATAATGTGGTGACAGAGACAGATCAGGGTTCTGCCTCAGACACTTTACTTTTATCCAGTTTCCCAGCTAGTAGTCCAAACCACAACCAAATTTCTAAATATAGGTCTTAACATTAAAAGTGTCTGTCAAGTAAATATAGGTAACAATTTCATTTGTCAGCTCTATGGGCTGTAAATATAGAGCAGCAAAACTGTTTTTAGGTTATTAtgccttttattctgtttaaatgatatttttaggccatttattttttctgcttatgcagccacaggggatgcacaaactagtgtgtttctttgtgccagtcccaagacgtcaggaagggcatccggtgtaaaattttgccaaatctatacgcggacaatacaaatttccataccggatcggtcgagccccgggttaacaacgaccgtcaccagtactgttagtcagctgggtgctggcggaaattgggctactgttggccgaagaagaaggagaagaaaagggggggagattgattgattgaacgCACATGTGTTAGTATAAATTATCCAGTTTTCTGAAACTGATCAGCTTTTGATGAGAGTTGTTGTAAAACTCTCTATGAGGCGTatgaaagaataaagaaacaaaactctGTAGTGCGGTGTCggccagtagatggcagcaaagGGCTCCGTTACCCCTCTCTGCAATGCAGGACAAAATACAGTGTGACGTTCAGTAATGCTGGCAGCTGTCTCCATTCTAGAATTGGAGAATGACGTTGAAATAGGGTGTATGATGCAAATTCCAGATATGAAATAGTAAAAATTTGTAAAGGAAAGATGTCTAAAAATGGGTGATCAATAGAAGAAAACTCACTCTTCTCCTCCttgttttttctgcctttattttctttaattatgcaAGCAGGCTCTGTTTTCTCAGTATTGCCACATTTGCCCTCACTAAGTCATTCTGTATTTAGGCACATCAATTACGCACCCCTTTTTCCTTCACCTGCATTAAAAGTTAACCTATAATTCACTATTGAAACAGTTGCTTCTGTGCCACTGATAACTCACTGTGGTTTTAGTGCTGGGGGCTTGCCTTCTGACTGCTCACACGCATGTATGTGTTAGGTGTATTTAACCAGCGAGTCTTCTCTTGTTGCTGTCGAGTGTGCATGCTGCTTCAGAGCTGACCGGGGGAATTGGGAGATCTTCAAAGGTGAATGCTGTAACTGTAGCAGGTATTTCCCACTTCACTGCGTGGCGTTTGTTCTCTCTTCTTGCATGAAAGGTGGGCGGTAGGCATATCCTGTCCGATtatccctaataataataataaaagaaccaAAGTACTTTAAAACAtgcttttgattttaataaattcataaatgatTCCATACATAAAAAGAAATCGACAAACAAGAACCCAGTATTTAAATACAGCTCACCAAATTATCTAACATCCTCATAAGTGCCTCAAACTCATGTTCACCAGACGACTCTTCTGCATCGGTCCAAACGTAGAGCCTGCCCATCCTACTGAGCCAGCCTGATAGGGCGATGTTTCTCCCTGTCCAGAAGAATAAGATCCTCTATTTTTCCTACACTGCAGAGACTTGAGACCTGGAATGACAAACAGTATTAGGAGAAGTACTGGATGCAATATTCTTTTGAAAGGGGTTCCTGCGTCTTTCAAATTACACCACAAATTTCTAAACCAGTTTGAGGCGATTGTGTCAAAGCTTACCTGGATCTCACAAGCAGACTGGATGTGATATACACGGTAGAACGCTTCCTCCACAGTGTCGCCCAGTGCTAAAATCCCATGGGTTCCTCAGGTACCATCACCTGAGAACAAGCACACAAGAGAAGTTTCCCACAGTGGTGTGATGAGCAAGCAGTACTCTTTATTAATCTGTACCcatattttctatatattgtaGTTGGCACTGAGGACAGGTTTGCACAATTCCTACATACCTAATGGgatgtttaattttattctagTTTTTGACATACACGACCAGCACTACGTTTATCATTTTACAAGCATGAATTTAAGATGTTTGATAATTGAAATTGTCAAGGCATTTTAGGTGCCCAACTACACACCCTTTGAAAAATATGATTGTATATCAAGAGTCAATTCTTCCTTCTTATAAAGAGTACATTTAGGTCCTTCAGCCCAAACTGGAATACATTTGGTAAAATATTTGAATACAAAAATGTCATTCAAGACAAAAAGTGGAGAATAAGCCATTGGGATATTTAGCTGCACTTCTTTGATAAATCAAAATTGCAAAGCAGGAGAAGCTTTCTTTGAGTAAAGATTGGGGGCTTTTAACAGCTATGCTGGTTAGAATGGAAGCAAGAGGTGAAGGTTTACTAGAAAAACAGTAAATCGTAAAAAAATAATCATCGAAGAGCAATACATAAGGAAAACTGAGGAGATAAGATGTGGGGGGAATTATTTGAGGAAGTGGGTGTATACCCCTAACAGAAAGTAATCATATTAGCCAGTTTCATTATATAGAAgatatattttatgtaatgtttgtgtgtgtctgtgtatctcttcaatgttcttttatttcaccgagtattaatttccatttgtttgtgctaatgcgatctttactatctttttttttttttgagactttcagatttttcgtacttccattatctctaactctGCCTGCATGTGtgccacgccaacgtttttggaatcttaatTCTTGTGGATAAGCCCTCTTCATTGtgaacactactttttttttccccgatggcaacacgaattagatgatctacaagtcttcgacttaaactttaaatccgaacaagaatattcaatctcttttcgctgtttccgttatttcaccaagtaataatttctatttgtttgcgctaatgcaatctttaccatccttttttggagactttcgaattttgtactttcattatctcgaGACATGTTCTAtgtgtgtaccgcgccaacgtttttgaattctttacaatgttctactttgtcatctactctttgtcttttattttcggacCCGGtgaggttaaatctcttggcacaaagcctCGACTTGCGGGGACGTGAAGTGTCTCTATGAggaaaatcacgtctcatctctttttttttttataatagattatagaaattattatatataataataaaaataattatatataaagcaTATCCCTCTGCTTAGATTGAAAATGTGTGCACTGGGGCTAAACGGACATTTTACATTATTACAGCATAAGTGCATTCTTATGATAGCAGAAATTGATTTAAAgattaattattttgaatttaggAATCGTGTGCAAAAATAAGTTTCTTTTATACAGGGTCTTCAAAGTAGGCATTTTAAACTTTAgacattagcactgctgtctgAAATGAAAGAGCACAGTGGTCTGGAGTATATACAGCACGTGGATACGCAACACAGGCAGCCTGATATAGTTAAGTTTGTTTTGCCTATAATAAATGAGGTAAACAACTGAAGGCATTTAGAAAAGAGCCAGTTTTGTTTTAGGAAGGCATATgaataataagaaaattaaacCAATCTAGGATATTATTGATTGACTGTCTTAGAACCATTTAATTACTTCAGTAGGTGATTGAGATTTGAGGCCCTTTAACAGAGCttgatcatttaatttaaatgagaCACATGAGCATAAGGATACCCTACTTTCCTTTTTGCAATGCCATTTCTTAAAATAGCCAATGACGGCCTCCTGATTTTTTGCAGTATAATTATATCCAGCCACTGTCTGCTTCCATTTTATTCCATTCAGTGTCACATTCAGGAGTTGGAGACTATCCTAGCAAAAACAGGTAAAAAGCAGCAgccagaattttaaaataattaaacttgtaTTTGTGTAAGTTATCAGGTCAACCTAGCATCATATttttttggacagtgggagaaaaaggtcttgtttataaagaaatgcacaggaaaacagagaaaagtggaATTCTAACTAAAAGTAAGTCCAACAGCACCTGTGATGCACAAATTCATTTTGTTTAAGAACATGATTTGACTACACAGAATATCCTGAATAGGTAGGCAAATCAAGCCTACAACAGAAAGCTTTAAAAAGTTAAGTTGTACTCAAATAATTGAAAACCCGAGGTTAATTACTTGTAAATGAAATTACTGTTTATAGCAAggagtgctgtttttttttgcagtattatTTTAATGTGTGCAGCAGCTTAAttagtgttcatttttttgcttttgatttagtGATGGTTTAGCTAATGGGGAATGCATTTGCCTGGCAGGAGAAGATGGCATGGGTCAAGGCCAGGATCCAGCAGAGCTTAAAAAGAGAAGGGGACATGATCCATTGTCAGGGTAAGCACATGTTGTCATGGCAGTGGTCAGAAGAGAACCATCAAGGGCTGGTGTGTTAGAGTAAGAGGTGTCCCAGATGGGCACAGACACAAAGAATGATCAACAAAGATTTATGTGCTGGAAGGAAATATCCCTCTACAACAAGACAACAAGGAGACCTGGCAAATATTGGAGGTTGGCAGGAGGGCAGATCACCTACTGCATCCTCAATTGAAGAGTCCATAAGGCTTAAAGTTAGGCAATAAGTTGGGGCAAATGTTCAATGGTGACAGAAAGAGAGACCAGGATAGGAAGAATCTGTGTGTGGAAAGACAGCAGGTGAAGGGAGTGCTTTATGGTGCTTTGAGGTAGGCAAGTGGGTGAGTTGTACCATCATTAAAAAGGGTTTAAGACTCATCTAGGCAGTAGAGTTCATTGCTGTGTTGAGCATTGTATTCaaccaaaatttgaaattttttaagTGGTTCGTagactacaaataaataaagagtggCATATCTGACTTTAACCAAGGGAATTTCTTAAGACTAAAATGAACTTATTTTATAGTTTTGGTCTGGTTTCTATTTTGGAAATATTCTTGAAAACTTTTTGGCAGAACCTACTTTTTTTCATGTCACATCCAAAATGGTGGAAATAAATGTATAGAGAAACTGTAAATCTGTTGTTCTCATGTAGGACAAAGACATTGTTCTGATAGTCCGAAGCAACTGGGAGAGATCAGTTgaggtcttttttattttaaaggattttCAAAAGAGCAGTTAGGCATGTAAAAGCGAAGCTCTAAACAAGCAAGTTTGTCAAGTGTCCTGTGAAGTTCAAGGGAAAATCTAAGTTAAAGCTACAACTTTAGAATTCTTCTCCTAAATAATATTTGTTTGcacttatttaatatattaatgttCAGACATTTCTCACCGTGCACAGTCTTGCTTTATAATCTAGCAGTGATGATGTCCGACAACATGCATAGAACAGACAGGGCACCAGGCAAGTGTGCTGCAtccacagaaataacataaaatgatgtcACAGGAGGAAtgctaaatatataaattaaatagatATGACAAAAATGACTCGACAAAATAGCAACATGGTACTGACATGTAcactgaaatgtttgttttaatataatgccATTATAGATTTCCAGAATTGTAAGGTAATAATTTCTTTGGTTAAGTGCCATCATGACTGCCTGAGACAGTTGAAATATTTATtcagtttacttttatatttccatttaattttaaacaactaCTCCACAACTAACAGGGGTCATCTGTCGGAGAGGTTATGGAATCATATGACATTctatcatttaaaaatttttggtgTGCTTTACGACGGACTCTTTCTGAAAAAGATGCAGCACTGTAGAGAGATACATTTACTGCACTTGTAGGGTGTTTAGTggtttattgttcaaataatcTAGTACCTTTCTGAACCAGCTTCTGTCAATACAGGAACACATTGGCCATCGTGTTTTCTGGAAGAATTAGGTGCTAAGCAGGAATCAACAATGGATATTCATGCTCACTTAATATGAATCAACACCACACATTTTAAATGTTCCTTACAGTTTTTAAGTGAGTGCTTGAGAGATGAAGAAATTTCTGATCTGACAGGACGCAAACTGGAACAAGCCATCTAATTACATAACATGTCCTTTTAACAGCACAAAATGACTTGTTTTATTTGACTGGATTGACATCCTGCAAAAACGGCTTCTTGGGTAGTTTCATAAATCATCTGTTTTGTGATAAAACGTGTTACTGTGTGAAAATTAGGTCATATAGGAGAATATTTCCTAAAGCTAGCAGAAGGAGATCTCAGAATTGCAAAGAACAATACGAAAGACACAAGAAATGACTGCATGACAGAACATATAACTCCTAGTATATTTGTTTTAATCAAGATgccaaagatgaaaaaaatatttgtttgtactgcaaaataatggaaaaatacaaagaaactgCTAAACAAAGTATACAAAACGCACAGGCTAGTTTCACTAACTAACTGATAGATCAGTCAAGGCAGATTCATGTGCCATTTTCTCTCTGTTATTAAGTATAAGATGCTGACACAAAgtgggaaagtttttttttcttttaaatttattcatCAAAATTAgggaacatttgttttttttgacaatttcacTATAAAAAGGTTAAATATAGATTTTTATAGTCTTTAAACTGTATATTAAATTCTGCTTGCGAGCCCCATTTTaatagatgctatataaataaggtACGTTTAAGGTCTTACACTGATACATCAATATGAGAAGTGAAATGTACTGTCAAGAAAGATTCAGGACAAAGCAGGAGATAAAATAATTGAATTACAAgggtccatccatttttgaataaaaccATTTAATAACTTGGAATACGTTACTTTACAAGTTTGCAAAATGCAATTTACAAAAAGATTAAAACGTAAAGGTATGTCCAAgaaacaaaaggggaaaaaaaaaaaaagggaaaaaagaggggaaaaaagggaaaaaaaaggtgaaaagcGCTATAAAACCTGCTGCAATGAGAAATATTTGTGGAAAGCACTGCATTTTAAATACTGACAGAATCAAATTAAACTTTCAAGATGGATGAACATTTTTGcacataattttataaatatttttttaaattcacattagCTTTTACATTGAAATCAAAAAGCTTCTGCCTCCACGGTGAATATTTCCTTTGATTGAAGTCTTACCTTAGCAGTGGGCCCTAAGCTCTTCTGGAGCTCCACTCTGTCATTTTCATCTTCCATAGAGCCATTGTAGTCAAAATAGGCCACATCTCCAATCAGCAAGGCTTCATGGGAAAGGGGTAGCATTCCACACTTCATAGATGATACCTGTCaatgaattaaattaacatttatgaAGGCATATTTATAATGGGTACTttcacatttaaagaaacagaatagcaAAATTTAATTAAACGAAGGCACAAATGACTAGGTAAAAAGGTACACTGCCATGTTTGGAGAGTATTAGAGAGGATTTGGCTCCTcaatatgtgaaaataacaaaattacacaagaaactgAGTAGGACTACAAagcagaaacattaaaacatttggaTAATCAAGATTTTTGCTTTTATGTTAGTAAAAGTGTCCAGTATGTTGTAATCATACCGCTGCAGTAGCAGGTGTTTGTAGGTGAAGAACACAGCGCACATCTGGCCTTGCTGAGTAGATGGCAGAATGGAGGTGAAAGCCATTGGTATCCACAGAGAATGTGGTGCTGCCTTTCTCCACCAACTCACCAAGAATATTGACCTTAACCTAAGAAAAGTaggaagaaaacacaaacaagtcaGAATTAAAATCAAACTATTAAGACATACCCTTCACAGCAGAAAGTCAAGTAACCAAATATAGTAATGGTAACCCTAGATGTTTCTTCGGGAAAACCTGGTaactttagttttcattttgctCTTCTTCCGCTGTAATCTGAACCATGTTTTGTTAGCTGAAAACTCTATTAGCA harbors:
- the add2 gene encoding LOW QUALITY PROTEIN: beta-adducin (The sequence of the model RefSeq protein was modified relative to this genomic sequence to represent the inferred CDS: inserted 4 bases in 3 codons; deleted 4 bases in 2 codons); this translates as MSSDGPIEGVSTPSLSPSPHKERYFERISEADPEYLRLRNMAPHLRQDFNMMEQKKRVSVILQSPSFREELESLIQEQMKKGNNSSNLLALQQIADFMALHGAPASLPIYSSSMTMVTPINDLHSSEPGTLAKGERLMRCKLSSVYRLLDLHGWVQLTSAYLTLRVSKEQDHFLIIPQGLSYSEVTASSLVKVNILGELVEKGSTTFSVDTNGFHLHSAIYSARPDVRCVLHLQTPATAAVSSMKCGMLPLSHEALLIGDVAYFDYNGSMEDENDRVELQKSLGPTAKDSLQLLNVTLNGIKWKQTVAGYNYTAKNQEAVIGYFKKWHCKKERTHGILALGDTVEEAFYRVYHIQSACEIQVSSLCSVGKIEDLILLDREKHRPXQAGSVGWAGSTFGPMQKSRXGEHEFEALMRMLDNLYFGSFIIIIRDNRTGYAYRPPFMQEERKRHAVKWEIPATVTAFTFEDLPIPPVSSEAACTRQQQEKTRWLNTPNTYMRVSXVRRQAPSTKTTWLKAEEIKMTSGSAIKIENPNQFVPLFTDPREVLETRNKIREQNRQDVKSAGPQSQLLASVITEKSRSPSADSELGESGGKKEAVEEPDTVTTPEPEPPNPFSQLTDQELEEYKKEVQRKQLGIEGEEDQSMDEGVTSPTKSPSAVVSKSPIPSPTKSNGDKDSKMTDVSTKPLKEQQPAVFNGKEEDQAVDEELSKGMRQLSTQSENENEQTKNKTESVTSGPLSPEGSPSKSPSKKKKKFKAPSFLKKSKKKKETES